CGGCTACTGGATGCAGGGTAGCTATCATTTAGGATGTATCTGCAATGAAGACCTCAGCAAGGTGTTGCAGCTCAGCCCGGATCATCCTGATTTGGATTTGGTAGAGCTGATTATAATGTCTGGTCACCTGTCTATTTTCCGAGCAGTAGATCCAGGACTGGTGCACTTGTGGCAAGATGGATGTAAAGAAGAGGCCTTTGAACACAGAGAAAAGAATTTATGTCTAAGCATAGAAAAAATGGAAAATATTTAAGAAACACCAGTTGTGTAATATTGCAGCTAATATTTTTTAATTAATACCTTATTTGGGAGGTCGCAATTAATGAACATGAAATGAAGGGCGGTGTGGCTTTGGCTGGTTTTCTTCTCATTTGTCTCGTGCAATGCGAGGCCAGATCAGTGGAGATGAGACGCTACACGATCGATTTATCGATTTCTCCGGAGCAACGATGGCGTCACGTGCTCAGCGACTACAATTCGTCCGTTCCACTCGTGATCGATTACTTCCAGTCCATGGTTTAATATTGCAACGTATATTATCGTGCATATGTACTGTCCACTTTACAGGTGCCATCTAAAACTGTGCAACTACTTTTGGAGAGCATCATGGCTAACTTTGATAGCTTGATGGGTGAGCTTGGTCAAGAGCTACGTGGAATTGCAGAATATTGGGGTATTGACCTTGGGCTGATTGTGGGGCTCAACTTGTCATATGAAATGCGAagggtagtgtgtgtgtgtgtctgtaaagaagttatgcacctatcaatgttaagccccactacccccctcccgggcttactaggggattagtgggggattttgacctgatttgatctgaaactctgccccactagtggggcatttgaccgctcgaaattttaggcgtttgttttaacttgcaagctaaaggaattgacctgtttcctaaagtacctaacagccatactacatggagatttgaccactagtcgttcccccatgggtggagaatttgatttttcaaaaagtcaaatccccatcatttcccccactacgcccgggagggggtaggtgggggataacattgataggtgcattagtctCACCCCCACATGGGGGCGAGACTATGAAGAAGTATGCATGTGTGACGCacctgtgtgtttgtgtagatTGGTGGAGGGCATCCCAACACAACAAACACATCAGCAGGTTTAGCATGCACATCGATTGTTGCCCAGGATTCAGATGGCACCATCTTCCATGGACGAAACCTTGACTGGAACCTCCCAGATGAGATAAGAAACATCTCCATCATGGTAGGAAGTAGCACATCATCAAGAAGTCATAATGTGAGGGAGAGTGTCCTGTACAAATCACTTGGTCAAGTTTACCTTTGATACTTCTTCTAGTGGTAGAGAATTACTGATTTGGTGCTTATTACtagcagggctcaacccagaatattaagctTGGGGGGGGAAGCAAGCTGCTTCAGATTCCGGGGGGTGGGTGGGAGCATGCTCCCCCAAGGAAAATTTAGAAAATTTAGTcataaatatactcaatttcggtgaaattttactgtgatgccattgaatattgactattcgattatacaactttgggatcaattaaacctttccgtttctcaaggctttaggtataaacccgggggggggggggcaaaagCTAACCCAGGGGGGCACAGTCAGTGCctgttccccccccccccccccagattAACCCCTGACTAGTTATAGTGTTGATAAGGTTAAACCTGTATTAAGGTAGAAGTGATTACCACTTCCAGTTGGACACTCTCTCCCCTACATATGAATCCTTGATCTCATCTTTTTGCTTTGACATTACAGGTAGACTTCAAACATAAGGACCAATTGTTGTTTACTGGAGTAACACAAGTTGGATACGTGGTGAGTTCGTACAATAACCTCAACACCGATGTGGTTaaacatgataattatgtatacaggGCGTGCAAACTGGTTTAAGTGTCCAAGGTTTCTCGGCTAGTTTGAACGAAAGAAGTCTTGGAGGGTACATTATTGAAGATGGACTACAGGCAGTGTTGCAAGGTTCACCTGATGTTTCACAATATCTAAGACAAGTAATTGACCAACCAATGATGtacaaacactctaatacaacacacactagGTACTGACCAGTGCCCAAGACTATGAGGATGCACTTAGAAAACTGGCTGATGGTGACATTGCTGCTCCTGTGTACTACATATTAGCTGGCAAGGAGCCTGATCAAGGGGCAGTACTGACTAGAAATCGCAACAATTTGGAGGACCTGTGGCCACTAAATGTAGAAGACAATTGGTACCTCTTGGAAACCAACTATGTATGTGCGGGTGTTAATATAATCAGTAGAAGTCAACCATTCATATTAATTTACAGGATCACTGGAAGCCTGTAGACCCCTGGGACAATAGGAGACATTATGGCAATGAATATATGTATCTTTTGGGAAGAAGCCAGGCAGCGTCTGCATCAGGACTACTGGAAGTGCTGGGACGATGGCCCATCAGAAACAATGGGACAGCTTATACAACTATCATGTGTCCTATTACACAAGACATCCATTCATTTAATGTTTATGTGAAATAAACACATAAAGAATAAAAACAATGCAGCCATCTATATATTTAAAAATCCGAATAGCGACAGAACACAAAATAAAGATTTACACACACTCCTATGCTAATAAAAAGCAAATCACTAAAGTTTTTCGTATTCTGAAGAAGGTGCAGGCCCAACCTTTCTTGTACACAGACCACAAGTGACAAGATCAGCAGTGAAGTAGACTCCCTCCTGTAGTAACAGTGATGTTTAGTATGTATACACGCTAGTAGTAGTATAACACTCACAATGGCTGACATGAAAAATGCTTTCCAGAAATCATACTGGGGCAGAACTTCAGGACAACCTGATTTGCCTTTAGTAACATTATAGATACTACCGATGATCAGGTACAGTGCCACTACCACTGCCAGGCTAGGAACAGTACACAATAAGACACTACCACAACTGCATCATTTCTTACAGTAGCATTATTATCAGTCCAGGCCAGCCAACATTATCATTGTCATTTGAACTACTATGTCCTTGAGCAGAGCAAGCTCCACTGTATGAAAATTCGACAAATACCTGTACAAATACAGTAAATTATTGAAATAACAAATACATGTAGGCATACCAAGCAGGCATCTTCTGGGTTTACTAAAAGTCCTTCAAAATGATCAGAAGCATCTCCCGTGCTTCCAGACTGACTCCATGTCGCTCCCAGCTCACATTTGAGGGTGACAATGGATCCCACATCACTGGTATAGGTACTTGGACACCTGGGATTATGGGTACCATTGCTGTAAGCTGCTAATATTGTGTCATTAGCTGTAATACAACAACAACCATAATAATATACTTGGATGATACTATTAGCTAGTTTACTTACTGAAGCTAACAAATGGGTTGACAAGATAATTGTATACTCCAAGACTGTAGGAAGTTGTACCATTTGTGATACATACTGAAGTGTTCACTAAGCCTTCACAATGACCAACACCAGATATTGGTTTACAGAAACTTATGTACATGGTGCATTGACTACTCTCGAAAAATTCCCTACAAGAATCTTCTGGTATATTACTGACTTCCCAGTAATCAGGTCTGTAAACAGTTAACACACATGATATCACTATTACATGTAATACTGCTACCTGCTCAATGTCTTTGTATTATGACGATTTTCTGCCTTACATTCTGCCGGCTCACACACCTTGCTGTATCCAAGAGTGATATATACCTAAGAAAACAAGATGACTACATGGTTAGCTCTTTAATTGCTGGGATAGGTAAAGAATATTTCAAGGCTATCCTCAAAGAGACAGTTCCAATGGTAGAGGATGATACTGGACATTATTTAAGCACTCTAATGTAGTTGGAGTGTATGAACATGCAGTATGGAATTAGAGAGATTATGTCCCATGAAGTATCAACAGCTCCCCCAAAGCTAACAGTGTCTCACACATAGCAGAAAAGAAGGCCAAGTCTAGGATAGGAATCTGCCTGTGATACACCACATGGAGACCTTCTTGTTCATACAAATCTGATACAAAAAGGACAAGTGGTCTGACATCAAGTTTACTACAGGGTCTTGCAATTTCGTACGTAAAGCGTAGTGTGAATCCACATGTGTTTCCATACGTGGCTGAAAACGCATGCGTGTTTTACAAGTAGTTCATTTTATTTATCTGGTACCACAATGGTGGTGGATACCCATATCATGCCTCAGACTGGACAAATTTCTTTAACAGGGATGGTAGCATGGCTTATTTCACTTCGAGAATAGCAAACACGCATCAGTATGCATTTTGCTCAAAATTGCAAGAAGTGCTGTA
The Dysidea avara chromosome 7, odDysAvar1.4, whole genome shotgun sequence genome window above contains:
- the LOC136261640 gene encoding N-acylethanolamine-hydrolyzing acid amidase-like produces the protein MKGGVALAGFLLICLVQCEARSVEMRRYTIDLSISPEQRWRHVLSDYNSSVPLVIDYFQSMVPSKTVQLLLESIMANFDSLMGELGQELRGIAEYWGIDLGLIVGLNLSYEMRRIGGGHPNTTNTSAGLACTSIVAQDSDGTIFHGRNLDWNLPDEIRNISIMVDFKHKDQLLFTGVTQVGYVGVQTGLSVQGFSASLNERSLGGYIIEDGLQAVLQGSPDVSQYLRQVLTSAQDYEDALRKLADGDIAAPVYYILAGKEPDQGAVLTRNRNNLEDLWPLNVEDNWYLLETNYDHWKPVDPWDNRRHYGNEYMYLLGRSQAASASGLLEVLGRWPIRNNGTAYTTIMCPITQDIHSFNVYVK
- the LOC136261638 gene encoding uncharacterized protein produces the protein MCSKVCSLHLLLLLGIVCLASAQTEICTAGHHNIQPLIKEGYWVINLADVYCSQLGFPSLCKLYLAFCQEITPNIDPGCDSTDTDEGPSSLCVSNGTEGINIGAYDPSENPFQISINTTDLIGFWNNGSSTDKCLVPNTFQTTIAFECDPYASWENSGVGAGEATSYLKDFFVNFENPCEVYITLGYSKVCEPAECKAENRHNTKTLSRPDYWEVSNIPEDSCREFFESSQCTMYISFCKPISGVGHCEGLVNTSVCITNGTTSYSLGVYNYLVNPFVSFTNDTILAAYSNGTHNPRCPSTYTSDVGSIVTLKCELGATWSQSGSTGDASDHFEGLLVNPEDACLVFVEFSYSGACSAQGHSSSNDNDNVGWPGLIIMLLLAVVVALYLIIGSIYNVTKGKSGCPEVLPQYDFWKAFFMSAIEGVYFTADLVTCGLCTRKVGPAPSSEYEKL